The Ferrimicrobium sp. DNA segment GCCAGACGATGACTCAGATCATGGGCAACGACGATCAGCTCAGGCTGTTCTCCTTCCCGTTGTTCACACCCAACTTCAGTCACTTCCGCCTCAATAAGAGGGCTCGAGGCTCCGGGAATGGTTACCGTCAAATCGGTTCCAAGTGCCACCGAGCCTGCGTCAAGCAGGCTATAACCAGGGTCAAGCAAGCGTAACGCGACCCTCCCTGGCTGTGCTAGCTGCAGATCGCAACGAACTTCGATCAATGCGGCCTGCCAGGATGCAGTGAGTTCTGCACCATCAAGCGAGATCGTAGGGCTTAAGTCCACCGCCACTAGGCGCTCCCTGGAATAGCGAGCAGTGTGCCGGGCTTGACCGCCAGGGGGTCCTCGACACCGTTCGCCTGCGCGATCACCCGCCAGCTCGTTGCGTCGCCAAGATGCAATGCGGCGATGCGATCCAGAGTTTCGCCAGGTTGCACCCGATGGACACGGTGAGGTCGTGGTGTTCCCGACGTCGGGTTTTGGGGTCCAAAGGCCATGTCTTCCTGGTACTGAGCAAGCACCAATCCTGCCCGAGCCCGCAGCGGCGTTCCCGACGAGGAGAAGTACTCGAAGGTTAGGTCAACTGAAGCAACCACGGCCTTAAAGGAGTGGAAGTCGCCCCAGTGGAAGACGACCCACTGCGGCCTTGCGTTGTTAGAGCTCGTCTTCGTACCGGGCAGCTTTGTATCAACCT contains these protein-coding regions:
- a CDS encoding LysM peptidoglycan-binding domain-containing protein, whose amino-acid sequence is MASPSDSKAFLETEGKERIPCLFNPAELSLQLRNSWASDPMPGGVTPTLRYTGAGTGMLRLTLFFDTTDTGSAVTTYTAKLVGLLEVDTKLPGTKTSSNNARPQWVVFHWGDFHSFKAVVASVDLTFEYFSSSGTPLRARAGLVLAQYQEDMAFGPQNPTSGTPRPHRVHRVQPGETLDRIAALHLGDATSWRVIAQANGVEDPLAVKPGTLLAIPGSA